In the Deinococcus ficus genome, one interval contains:
- a CDS encoding transcription elongation factor GreA: MTKPRFTMTQRGYDKLKETLHHLKTERREQISDYMGQAIADGDLRESAAYDEARMQQSENEARIADIELQLENAEIVENDDSGAAGLGARIRVKDEKGKEHHFELVGTYEVDILKGKISDASPIGQALNGKHAGDSVKVQLPKGTATFEILSVDYD; this comes from the coding sequence ATGACCAAGCCACGCTTCACCATGACCCAGCGCGGGTACGATAAACTCAAGGAAACGCTGCACCACCTGAAAACCGAGCGGCGTGAACAGATTTCGGATTACATGGGCCAGGCCATCGCCGACGGGGACCTCCGCGAAAGCGCCGCGTACGACGAGGCCCGCATGCAGCAGAGCGAGAACGAGGCCCGCATCGCCGACATCGAACTGCAGCTGGAAAACGCCGAGATCGTCGAGAACGACGACAGCGGCGCCGCCGGCCTGGGCGCCCGCATCCGCGTGAAGGACGAGAAGGGCAAGGAACACCACTTCGAACTCGTGGGCACCTACGAGGTGGACATCCTGAAAGGCAAGATCAGCGACGCCAGTCCCATCGGGCAGGCGCTGAACGGCAAGCACGCCGGAGACAGCGTGAAGGTGCAGCTGCCCAAGGGCACCGCGACCTTCGAGATCCTCTCCGTGGACTACGACTGA
- a CDS encoding inositol monophosphatase family protein, with amino-acid sequence MSYAELLDVAVRAARVAGEIHLAHLGRASVLRSKSSYADLVTEVDGEAERVIREVIAERHPDHAVLGEEEGLGAGSSGGRYRWIVDPLDGTVNYAHGYPVFCVSVGLEEDGQRVVGAVLDPTRNELFTATRGGGAYMNGGPIRVSTTPTLTTPALVATGFPYDTSGERNLALVARLLRLGVPVRRPGAAALDLCNVASGRMDAFWELGLKPWDCAAGSLIVEEAGGRVTDAHGRPDPYAEMIVATNGPLHAELLSHLGPEA; translated from the coding sequence ATGTCATATGCCGAGTTGCTGGACGTGGCCGTGCGCGCGGCCCGTGTGGCGGGAGAGATTCATCTGGCGCACCTGGGCCGCGCCAGCGTGCTGCGGTCCAAGAGCAGTTACGCCGACCTGGTCACCGAGGTGGACGGCGAGGCCGAGCGCGTGATCCGCGAGGTGATTGCCGAGCGCCACCCCGACCACGCCGTGCTGGGCGAGGAGGAGGGCCTCGGGGCGGGCAGCTCCGGCGGGCGGTACCGCTGGATCGTGGACCCGCTGGACGGCACGGTGAACTACGCGCACGGTTACCCGGTGTTCTGCGTGTCGGTGGGCCTGGAGGAGGACGGGCAGCGGGTGGTGGGCGCGGTGCTGGACCCCACCCGGAACGAGTTGTTCACCGCCACGCGCGGCGGCGGCGCCTATATGAACGGCGGGCCCATCCGCGTGAGCACCACGCCCACCCTGACCACCCCGGCACTGGTCGCGACCGGCTTCCCGTACGACACCAGCGGCGAGCGGAATCTGGCGCTGGTGGCGCGGCTGCTGCGGCTGGGCGTGCCGGTCCGGCGTCCGGGGGCGGCGGCCCTGGACCTGTGCAACGTCGCCTCCGGCCGCATGGACGCCTTCTGGGAACTGGGCCTGAAACCCTGGGACTGCGCCGCGGGCAGCCTGATCGTGGAGGAGGCCGGCGGCCGCGTGACGGACGCGCACGGCCGGCCGGATCCGTACGCGGAGATGATCGTCGCCACGAACGGCCCCCTGCACGCCGAACTGCTCTCGCACCTGGGGCCGGAGGCGTGA
- a CDS encoding NAD(P)/FAD-dependent oxidoreductase — protein sequence MTRAVVVGAGIAGASVAYFLGRLGWAVTVVDAGEHAASHVPSALVNPVRGQSGGVDARAVAGMAATWALVAEVEAAGLSVPHGRTGILRPLPDDRARARFERKLPADLPHRWLDRAEWPAELEGDWAHALLLPDGGWVAGPALCAALVVLAGTEVVRSRAETITDTAVTLSDGQRLTADVVVTCGGSVGSTWAGETGTHRMGSMLRLDRAVTARPLSFGAYLAPDGAGGTLGGTFETPSPVWEPPRLPLASLRWLLGKGEALADLRGVGVRGVWTGSRLSGLRCGRRPDGVWELTGLSSKGFLLGPLLARELSHEIGRPSRGQ from the coding sequence GTGACCCGGGCGGTGGTGGTGGGCGCGGGGATCGCGGGCGCGTCCGTGGCGTACTTCCTGGGCCGCCTGGGCTGGGCGGTGACGGTGGTGGACGCCGGGGAGCACGCGGCGAGTCACGTGCCGTCCGCGCTGGTGAACCCGGTGCGCGGGCAGTCGGGTGGGGTGGACGCGCGGGCGGTGGCGGGCATGGCGGCCACCTGGGCTCTGGTGGCGGAGGTGGAGGCGGCGGGGCTGAGCGTGCCGCACGGCCGGACCGGCATCCTGCGGCCCCTCCCGGACGACCGGGCGCGGGCGCGGTTCGAGCGCAAACTCCCGGCGGACCTGCCGCACCGCTGGCTGGACCGCGCGGAGTGGCCAGCGGAGCTGGAAGGCGACTGGGCGCACGCGCTGCTGCTCCCGGACGGCGGGTGGGTGGCCGGACCGGCGCTGTGCGCGGCCCTGGTCGTGCTGGCGGGGACGGAGGTGGTGCGCAGCCGCGCCGAGACGATCACGGACACGGCCGTGACCCTGTCTGACGGGCAAAGGTTGACCGCGGACGTGGTGGTGACTTGTGGCGGGTCGGTGGGGTCCACCTGGGCGGGGGAAACCGGCACGCACCGCATGGGGTCCATGCTGCGGCTGGACCGGGCGGTGACGGCGCGGCCCCTGAGTTTCGGGGCGTACCTCGCGCCGGACGGGGCGGGCGGCACGCTGGGCGGCACCTTCGAGACGCCGTCGCCGGTGTGGGAACCGCCACGCCTGCCGCTGGCGTCCCTGCGCTGGCTGCTGGGCAAGGGTGAGGCGCTGGCGGACCTGCGTGGTGTAGGTGTGCGTGGCGTATGGACGGGGTCGCGTCTGTCCGGATTGCGGTGCGGGCGGCGGCCGGATGGCGTGTGGGAGCTGACGGGCCTGAGCAGCAAGGGGTTTCTGCTGGGGCCGCTCCTGGCCCGGGAGTTGTCCCACGAAATCGGACGACCGTCACGCGGCCAGTGA
- the mnmD gene encoding tRNA (5-methylaminomethyl-2-thiouridine)(34)-methyltransferase MnmD: MAPEAPGPSGPEVIVTPDGSRTALSARFGEAYGSRHGAAAQARHVFVEGSGTHLHPAPRVLEIGFGLGVNHRATLADTAARGAPLEYRAFEFDPVPAALLREVAAGGEAADHPAWAALLAAWPEAGGAAPELDLVAGHVRTRVAFADVLVSELPRDWATALYLDGFSPTRNPEVWTPEFVARLAGALAPGGVLATYSAAGHVRRALGDAGLVVERRPGPPGKRECLRAVRPA; encoded by the coding sequence GTGGCCCCGGAAGCGCCGGGACCGTCCGGCCCGGAGGTGATCGTCACGCCGGACGGGTCCCGCACGGCCCTGAGCGCCCGTTTCGGTGAGGCGTACGGGTCCCGCCACGGCGCGGCCGCGCAGGCCCGGCACGTCTTCGTGGAGGGCAGCGGCACGCACCTGCACCCGGCGCCGCGCGTGCTGGAGATCGGGTTCGGGCTGGGCGTGAACCACCGCGCCACCCTGGCCGACACGGCCGCGCGCGGCGCCCCGCTGGAGTACCGGGCCTTCGAGTTCGACCCGGTGCCGGCGGCCCTGCTGCGCGAGGTGGCCGCAGGCGGCGAGGCGGCCGACCATCCGGCCTGGGCGGCGCTCCTGGCCGCCTGGCCGGAGGCCGGGGGTGCGGCGCCGGAGCTGGACCTGGTGGCCGGGCACGTGCGCACCCGGGTGGCCTTCGCGGACGTGCTGGTCTCGGAGCTGCCGCGGGACTGGGCCACGGCCCTGTACCTGGACGGCTTCTCCCCCACCCGCAATCCGGAGGTGTGGACGCCGGAGTTCGTGGCGCGGCTCGCCGGGGCACTGGCGCCGGGCGGGGTGCTCGCCACGTACAGCGCGGCCGGGCACGTGCGCCGCGCCCTGGGCGACGCCGGGCTGGTCGTGGAACGCCGCCCCGGGCCGCCCGGGAAGCGCGAGTGCCTGCGGGCGGTGAGGCCCGCGTGA
- a CDS encoding AAA family ATPase translates to MRPLKLEVQGFTAFRQFTELEFGDLELFALVGPTGSGKSSLLDAMTFALYGETERLGSTKLDALISQGERGMNVALTFEVGGVTYRAARTKGRKQAENEVRFERLDPDGRWTNLSEGGMRGVNDRIRDVLGLDFRNFTRCVMLPQGEFSRLLHGSGKDRQALLGELTGLDRVQDMQRYASDRAKDLKHQSASLNTLLDGEYAGVTAQAVAALRAEREATDARAEALTDTREALQNRQQRLRDQEKVYRAREDTALRVRTLDLRAAGVQEGADRAARARRVAGVLPLLDTAERTRIAQEREARERARAEAAAQQAERAAAAALDAAQAAATQEARIPDLEARAEALKEAEADAARLKRAGGTPQTTHPSPLPWDEDAHFTAREAAQKAEKLRQERVQLETEKTALGAMQTRLKAEEDLQAREAADRDRVEREGKQAKTDLDAAQKDLDTARLEAGLASHRAHLHVGDDCPLCGQTVQRLPNAPVVNLGALEDRVQVLQATLDDRRTRFSTLRADLKTRAKWIEDKRVEVADWEAALKAREQDVRAAEALITGDPATEAQRLLAGLAARVREAGSDPAGARRQALADIQGIRRRVQEAQAALARAQGDVAAAAATLKSAAAAASSRDAEAQDAQSQLQAALDALGMTAAQARGAGLDEADIVALEEAARTHTAQVAQLREALAELDRQLGAAPYDPAELAQVIRDLTATDAALKEVREQAGRLAQSELDLRARLDRKGTIEAQAQAASRQLDTWQTLTNTLKANEFQQFLLAEVEAQLLTRAGILLHDISDGRYRLALEKGDYVVQDLWNAGEVRGVKTLSGGETFLASLSLAIALSDYLAGNKILGALFLDEGFGTLDPQALEAVAGALENLRTQGRMVGIVTHVESLSERLPSRLLVTKSVAGSSVHRLDA, encoded by the coding sequence GTGAGGCCCCTGAAGCTGGAGGTGCAGGGCTTCACGGCGTTCCGGCAGTTCACGGAACTGGAGTTCGGGGACCTGGAACTCTTCGCGCTGGTCGGGCCGACCGGCAGCGGCAAGAGCAGCCTGCTGGACGCCATGACCTTCGCGCTGTACGGCGAGACGGAGCGGCTGGGCAGCACGAAGCTGGACGCCCTGATCAGCCAGGGCGAACGCGGCATGAATGTCGCCCTGACCTTCGAGGTGGGCGGCGTGACGTACCGCGCGGCGCGCACGAAGGGCCGCAAGCAGGCGGAGAACGAGGTGCGGTTCGAGCGCCTGGACCCGGACGGGCGGTGGACGAACCTCTCGGAAGGCGGGATGCGTGGCGTGAACGACCGCATCCGGGACGTGCTGGGCCTGGACTTCCGGAACTTCACGCGCTGCGTGATGCTGCCGCAGGGCGAGTTCTCACGGCTGCTGCACGGCAGCGGCAAGGACCGGCAGGCGCTGCTGGGCGAACTGACCGGCCTGGACCGCGTGCAGGACATGCAGCGCTACGCCTCGGACCGCGCCAAGGACCTCAAGCACCAGTCGGCGTCGCTGAACACGCTGCTGGACGGCGAGTACGCGGGCGTGACCGCCCAGGCCGTGGCCGCCCTGCGGGCCGAGCGCGAGGCGACGGACGCGAGGGCCGAGGCGCTCACCGACACCCGCGAGGCCCTGCAGAACCGCCAGCAGCGCCTGCGGGATCAGGAGAAGGTGTACCGCGCCCGCGAGGACACCGCCCTGCGCGTCAGGACCCTGGACCTGCGTGCCGCCGGCGTGCAGGAGGGCGCGGACCGGGCCGCCCGGGCCCGCCGGGTGGCGGGCGTGCTGCCGCTGCTGGACACCGCCGAGCGCACCCGCATCGCGCAGGAGCGCGAGGCGCGCGAACGGGCGCGGGCCGAGGCGGCCGCGCAGCAGGCGGAACGGGCCGCGGCGGCGGCACTGGACGCCGCGCAGGCGGCGGCCACACAGGAGGCCCGCATTCCGGACCTCGAAGCCCGCGCCGAGGCCCTCAAGGAGGCCGAGGCCGACGCGGCCCGCCTGAAACGCGCCGGGGGCACGCCCCAGACCACGCACCCCAGTCCCCTGCCCTGGGACGAGGACGCGCACTTCACGGCGCGGGAGGCGGCGCAGAAGGCCGAGAAGCTGCGGCAGGAGCGCGTGCAGCTGGAAACCGAGAAGACCGCCCTGGGCGCCATGCAGACCCGCTTGAAGGCCGAGGAGGACCTGCAGGCCCGCGAGGCCGCCGACCGGGACCGCGTGGAACGCGAGGGCAAGCAGGCGAAAACCGACCTGGACGCCGCGCAGAAGGACCTGGACACCGCCCGCCTGGAGGCGGGGCTGGCGTCGCACCGCGCGCACCTGCACGTCGGGGACGACTGCCCCCTGTGCGGGCAGACCGTGCAGCGGCTTCCGAACGCGCCGGTGGTGAACCTGGGCGCGCTGGAGGACCGCGTGCAGGTGCTGCAGGCCACCCTGGACGACCGCCGCACCCGCTTCAGCACGCTGCGCGCCGACCTGAAGACCCGAGCGAAGTGGATCGAGGACAAGCGCGTCGAGGTCGCCGACTGGGAGGCGGCCCTCAAGGCCCGGGAGCAGGACGTGCGGGCCGCCGAGGCGCTGATCACGGGCGACCCGGCCACCGAGGCACAGCGGCTGCTGGCCGGGCTGGCGGCCCGCGTGCGTGAGGCGGGCAGCGATCCGGCCGGCGCGCGGCGGCAGGCCCTGGCGGATATTCAGGGCATCCGGCGGCGCGTGCAGGAGGCGCAGGCGGCCCTGGCCCGCGCGCAGGGGGACGTGGCGGCGGCAGCAGCCACGCTGAAGTCGGCGGCGGCGGCAGCATCCAGCCGCGACGCGGAGGCGCAGGACGCGCAGAGCCAGTTGCAGGCGGCGCTGGACGCCCTGGGCATGACCGCCGCGCAGGCGCGCGGTGCGGGCCTGGACGAGGCCGACATCGTGGCGCTGGAGGAGGCGGCCCGCACGCACACCGCCCAGGTCGCGCAGCTGCGCGAGGCGCTGGCGGAACTGGACCGGCAGCTGGGCGCCGCACCGTACGATCCGGCTGAACTGGCCCAGGTCATCCGCGACCTGACCGCCACGGACGCCGCCCTGAAGGAGGTCCGGGAGCAGGCCGGGCGCCTCGCGCAGTCGGAACTGGACCTGCGGGCGCGGCTCGACCGCAAGGGCACCATCGAGGCGCAGGCGCAGGCGGCCTCGCGACAGCTGGACACCTGGCAGACCCTGACGAACACCCTGAAGGCCAACGAGTTCCAGCAGTTCCTGCTGGCGGAGGTGGAGGCGCAGCTGCTCACCCGCGCCGGCATCCTCCTGCACGACATCAGTGACGGCCGGTACCGGCTGGCGCTGGAAAAGGGCGACTACGTGGTGCAGGACCTCTGGAACGCCGGGGAGGTCCGCGGCGTGAAGACCCTCTCCGGCGGGGAGACGTTCCTGGCGTCCCTGTCGCTGGCGATCGCGCTGAGTGACTACCTGGCGGGGAACAAGATTCTGGGCGCGCTGTTCCTGGACGAGGGCTTCGGGACGCTGGACCCGCAGGCGCTGGAGGCGGTGGCGGGCGCGCTGGAGAACCTGCGCACGCAGGGGCGGATGGTGGGCATCGTCACGCACGTGGAGAGCCTGTCCGAGCGCCTGCCCAGCCGCCTGCTGGTGACCAAGAGCGTGGCGGGCAGCAGCGTGCACCGCCTGGACGCCTGA
- a CDS encoding isocitrate/isopropylmalate dehydrogenase family protein, with the protein MAKYRICLIEGDGIGHEVIPATRRVLDAAGFDAEYVHAEAGYEYFLDHGTAVPQATYDAVENTDATLFGAATSPSGEKPAGFFGAIRHLRQKYNLYANVRPTKTRPVPGAYEGVDLVIVRENTQGLYVEQERRYGDTAIADTVITKEASERIGRFAADLAMKRGKRLTVVHKSNVLPVTQGLFMNTILDHAKTVEGLQTSTMIVDNAAMQLVRNPQQFDVLVMTNMFGDILSDLAAGLVGGLGIAASGNVGDHFGIFESVHGSAPDIAGQGVANPTATILAAVLMLDDLGDHETARRLDNAVNKVLVEGPRTRDLGGTASTQEFTEAMIRALA; encoded by the coding sequence ATGGCGAAATACCGCATCTGCTTGATCGAAGGCGACGGCATCGGCCACGAGGTCATCCCCGCCACCCGCCGCGTGCTGGACGCCGCCGGCTTCGACGCCGAATACGTCCACGCCGAGGCCGGCTACGAGTACTTCCTCGACCACGGCACCGCCGTGCCGCAGGCCACCTACGACGCCGTGGAGAACACCGACGCCACCCTGTTCGGCGCCGCGACCAGCCCCAGCGGCGAGAAGCCCGCCGGGTTCTTCGGCGCGATCCGCCACCTGCGCCAGAAGTACAACCTGTACGCCAACGTCCGCCCCACCAAGACCCGCCCGGTGCCCGGCGCGTACGAGGGCGTGGACCTCGTGATCGTCCGCGAGAACACGCAGGGGCTGTACGTCGAGCAGGAACGCCGCTACGGCGACACCGCCATCGCCGACACGGTCATCACCAAGGAAGCCAGCGAGCGCATCGGGCGCTTCGCCGCCGACCTCGCCATGAAACGCGGCAAGCGCCTGACCGTCGTGCACAAGAGCAACGTCCTGCCGGTCACGCAGGGCCTGTTCATGAACACCATCCTGGACCACGCCAAGACCGTCGAGGGCCTTCAGACCAGCACCATGATCGTGGACAACGCCGCCATGCAGCTCGTGCGTAACCCCCAGCAGTTCGACGTGCTGGTCATGACCAACATGTTCGGCGACATCCTCTCCGACCTCGCCGCCGGGCTGGTCGGCGGGCTGGGCATCGCCGCGTCCGGCAACGTCGGCGACCACTTCGGGATCTTCGAGAGCGTGCACGGCAGCGCGCCCGACATCGCCGGGCAGGGCGTGGCCAACCCCACCGCGACCATCCTGGCCGCCGTGCTGATGCTGGACGACCTGGGCGACCACGAGACCGCCCGGCGCCTGGACAACGCCGTGAACAAGGTTCTGGTGGAAGGCCCCCGCACCCGTGACCTGGGCGGCACCGCCAGCACGCAGGAATTCACGGAGGCCATGATCCGGGCCCTGGCCTGA